In the Euzebya rosea genome, one interval contains:
- a CDS encoding cell wall-binding repeat-containing protein → MTRVTFSILSTVALLIGLLAAPAAAQAPEPPDYVVVDPAFEALPGAQAFAGTLETDGAEHAYRIEVPDDWNGTLVLYAHGFVGPQQAELVVQDPPLRPLFVQQGIAWAASSYSANGYVIDGPVDQTQDLADRFPELTGEDAPTATIIHGFSMGGHITGVALERYPDAYVGALPACGVMGDVELFEYFTDVNLVAGALAGVDVPVPGGLPFLGGPAQQISAALGLQTGLTTPAGVQYADVVEALSGGERPTFEESLTFWNTLAAVDLDGEDGDAPTVPFLQALYGNALSEGIPTPVGVEGVYDNADTIYGFPNATSAEPSAQEQALNAAVSRVSNDGEPPFPIIEGTPQVPTLSLHTTGDLFVPLRNQVVYAEEVAANDLSANLVQRTIRAPGHCDFTAEELGGAFVDLLTWIQTGTAPAGEDLIDPAVRADRSLGCAFTSETRPGMPACAPPTAGVIDGTDAVATAIAVSSARPAASTAVLARADEYADALTGSALAGALDAPLLLNPSDALDPTVLAELQRLGVADVVLLGGTAALSSAVEQALADADIQVSRVAGTNRFGTAGAVADVIASATGQPSDVFVADGGDFPDAVGVAGLAAFLGQPILLVETDRMPSETTDAMTALGDPQVTVLGGVAAVSDDVAGDAPRLAGDTRYGTSAAVVDASRNAGLRINQPWVATGEAFADALVAGPAAAAAGQVLVLVDGGDLEASAESTAVLEGLSGLVQGVTVVSSGGAVTDGAVTALEATVAPAG, encoded by the coding sequence ATGACCAGAGTCACCTTCTCGATCCTGTCCACCGTCGCCCTCCTGATCGGCCTGCTCGCCGCACCCGCCGCCGCACAGGCACCGGAACCCCCCGACTACGTCGTCGTCGACCCTGCCTTCGAGGCCCTGCCCGGCGCGCAGGCCTTCGCCGGCACCCTCGAGACCGACGGCGCCGAACACGCCTACCGCATCGAGGTGCCCGACGACTGGAACGGCACACTGGTGCTCTACGCCCACGGCTTCGTCGGTCCCCAGCAGGCCGAGCTGGTCGTCCAGGACCCACCGCTGCGGCCCCTGTTCGTGCAGCAGGGCATCGCCTGGGCCGCCTCCAGCTACTCCGCCAACGGCTATGTCATCGACGGGCCGGTCGACCAGACCCAGGACCTCGCCGACCGCTTCCCCGAGCTGACGGGGGAGGACGCCCCCACGGCCACGATCATCCACGGGTTCTCCATGGGCGGCCACATCACCGGTGTGGCGCTCGAGCGCTACCCCGACGCCTACGTCGGGGCCCTCCCCGCCTGCGGGGTCATGGGTGACGTCGAGCTGTTCGAGTACTTCACCGACGTCAACCTCGTCGCCGGCGCCCTCGCCGGTGTCGACGTGCCGGTTCCCGGGGGGTTGCCGTTCCTCGGCGGTCCGGCCCAGCAGATCTCCGCGGCCCTCGGCCTGCAGACTGGGCTGACGACACCGGCCGGCGTCCAGTACGCCGACGTCGTCGAGGCACTCAGCGGTGGCGAGCGGCCGACGTTCGAGGAATCCCTGACCTTCTGGAACACCCTCGCCGCGGTGGACCTCGACGGTGAGGACGGGGACGCGCCGACGGTGCCGTTCCTGCAGGCCCTCTACGGAAACGCCCTGTCGGAGGGCATCCCGACCCCCGTCGGGGTCGAGGGAGTCTACGACAACGCCGACACCATCTACGGGTTCCCCAACGCCACCAGCGCCGAGCCGTCCGCCCAGGAGCAGGCCCTCAACGCCGCCGTGTCCCGGGTGAGCAACGACGGCGAGCCGCCCTTCCCCATCATCGAGGGCACCCCGCAGGTGCCGACCCTGTCGTTGCACACCACCGGCGACCTGTTCGTGCCGCTGCGCAACCAGGTCGTGTACGCCGAGGAGGTCGCGGCCAACGACCTGTCGGCCAACCTCGTCCAGCGGACCATCCGTGCACCCGGTCACTGCGACTTCACCGCCGAGGAGCTCGGCGGGGCGTTCGTGGACCTGCTGACGTGGATCCAGACCGGCACCGCACCTGCCGGCGAGGACCTGATCGACCCGGCGGTCCGCGCCGACCGCTCGTTGGGCTGCGCGTTCACCTCCGAGACGCGGCCGGGCATGCCCGCCTGTGCGCCGCCCACCGCGGGAGTCATCGACGGGACGGACGCGGTCGCCACCGCCATCGCGGTGTCGTCGGCACGACCCGCGGCATCCACCGCGGTGCTGGCCCGTGCCGACGAGTACGCCGACGCGCTCACCGGGTCGGCCCTCGCCGGCGCGCTCGACGCACCGCTGCTGCTGAACCCCAGCGACGCGCTCGACCCGACCGTGCTGGCCGAGCTGCAGCGCCTGGGCGTGGCCGACGTCGTCCTGCTGGGCGGAACCGCCGCCCTGTCCTCGGCCGTCGAGCAGGCGCTCGCGGATGCGGACATCCAGGTCAGCCGGGTGGCCGGTACCAACCGGTTCGGCACGGCCGGGGCGGTGGCCGACGTGATCGCCAGCGCGACGGGCCAGCCGAGCGACGTCTTCGTCGCCGACGGCGGGGACTTCCCCGACGCGGTCGGCGTCGCTGGCCTCGCCGCATTCCTCGGGCAGCCCATCCTGCTGGTGGAGACCGACCGGATGCCCTCGGAGACCACCGACGCGATGACCGCGCTCGGCGACCCGCAGGTGACCGTGCTCGGCGGTGTCGCCGCCGTGTCGGACGACGTCGCCGGCGACGCCCCACGGCTGGCGGGTGACACCCGCTACGGCACCTCTGCCGCGGTCGTCGACGCGTCCCGCAACGCCGGCCTGCGGATCAACCAGCCGTGGGTCGCGACCGGTGAGGCCTTCGCCGATGCGCTGGTGGCCGGGCCCGCTGCAGCAGCGGCAGGACAGGTGCTGGTCCTCGTCGACGGTGGCGACCTCGAGGCGTCAGCGGAGTCCACGGCCGTGCTCGAGGGCCTGTCCGGCCTCGTGCAGGGTGTGACCGTGGTGTCCTCCGGCGGGGCGGTCACCGACGGCGCGGTCACCGCGCTCGAGGCGACGGTGGCGCCAGCCGGCTGA
- the dnaB gene encoding replicative DNA helicase, whose translation MATVPDYDAPSPEGGYQRTPPYSLEAEISVLGSMLLSADAIAEVSESVNPADFYRGAHRTMFEAMCDLYDKGEPVDTVTLADELERRGKLADVGGAIAIADISAQVPTPANAVYYARIVTDRALKRRLIEAGSTLTKLGFDLEKTGADAVDEAEAHVFDLANKQRKGEFVPMRDLLSEAFDLIEKLHESDSTITGLETGFTDLDQLTSGLQPGQLIILAARPAMGKSTLVTNIITNVAAGQRKPAAIFSLEMGQMEIVQRMLSAEAKLDSDRLRTGKLRHDDWPKLSKAMGKLSEAPLFIDDTPGITMMEIRSKCRRIAQRHGLSLIVVDYLQLMESHKKSDGRVQEVAEFSRGLKVLAKEIGCPVIALSQLSRKPEERTDRRPMLSDLRESGAIEQDADIVGFIYRDEVYNPDTEAKGEAELIIAKHRAGRLATVRLSFLGHHSRFANIARTPGPPPGSGGGGGGYAPPPAAPAYPSTGGAI comes from the coding sequence GTGGCAACCGTTCCCGATTACGACGCACCCTCCCCCGAAGGGGGGTACCAGCGCACGCCTCCCTACTCGCTGGAGGCAGAGATCAGCGTCCTCGGCAGCATGCTGCTGTCCGCCGACGCGATCGCCGAGGTGTCGGAGTCGGTCAACCCCGCGGACTTCTACCGCGGGGCCCATCGCACGATGTTCGAGGCGATGTGCGACCTCTACGACAAGGGCGAACCGGTCGACACCGTCACCCTCGCCGACGAGCTCGAGCGGCGGGGCAAGCTCGCCGACGTCGGCGGCGCCATCGCCATCGCCGACATCTCCGCCCAGGTCCCCACGCCCGCCAACGCCGTCTACTACGCCCGGATCGTCACCGACCGCGCCCTCAAGCGACGGCTGATCGAGGCCGGCTCGACGCTGACCAAGCTGGGCTTCGACCTGGAGAAGACCGGTGCCGACGCCGTCGACGAGGCCGAGGCCCACGTCTTCGACCTGGCCAACAAGCAGCGCAAGGGCGAGTTCGTGCCCATGCGAGACCTGCTGTCGGAAGCCTTCGACCTGATCGAGAAGCTGCACGAGTCCGACTCGACCATCACCGGCCTCGAGACCGGCTTCACCGACCTCGACCAGCTGACGTCGGGCCTGCAGCCCGGCCAGCTGATCATCCTCGCGGCGCGACCCGCGATGGGGAAGTCGACGCTGGTGACCAACATCATCACCAACGTCGCCGCCGGCCAGCGCAAGCCCGCCGCCATCTTCTCCCTCGAGATGGGCCAGATGGAGATCGTGCAGCGCATGCTGTCGGCGGAGGCCAAGCTCGACTCCGACCGGCTCCGCACCGGCAAGCTGCGCCACGACGACTGGCCCAAGCTGTCCAAGGCGATGGGCAAGCTGTCGGAGGCGCCGCTCTTCATCGACGACACGCCGGGCATCACCATGATGGAGATCCGCTCGAAGTGTCGCCGGATCGCCCAGCGCCACGGCCTGTCGCTGATCGTCGTGGACTACCTGCAGCTGATGGAGTCCCACAAGAAGTCCGACGGCCGTGTGCAGGAGGTCGCGGAGTTCTCGCGTGGCCTGAAGGTGCTCGCCAAGGAAATCGGCTGCCCGGTCATCGCGCTGTCGCAGCTGTCGCGAAAGCCGGAGGAGCGGACCGACCGCCGCCCGATGCTGTCGGACCTGCGTGAGTCCGGTGCGATCGAGCAGGACGCCGACATCGTCGGGTTCATCTACCGCGACGAGGTCTACAACCCCGACACCGAGGCCAAGGGCGAGGCCGAGCTGATCATCGCCAAGCACCGTGCCGGTCGGCTGGCCACGGTCCGCCTGTCGTTCCTGGGCCACCACTCGCGGTTCGCCAACATCGCCCGCACCCCCGGACCCCCGCCCGGTTCCGGTGGCGGTGGGGGCGGCTACGCACCGCCGCCGGCCGCACCCGCCTACCCCTCCACGGGTGGGGCCATCTGA
- a CDS encoding RNA polymerase sigma factor yields the protein MTALLPPQRGTTFADALLGDQDALDELLRRHRPSVEAVCFRRLRSRTDAEDAVQETMVRGMRSLQHVDDPTRLRSYLCRIAERVCLDMLRAGAKAMPYVVDDVLDSSDGTDEPETVALERERARLVHETLQALSERQATALWMRDALGEPVPVVAERLGVTEGSARVLLTRARAKMRDGWAKVAALLPGAGFKLPAFAAKTAHLGPIAAVPALVIVAAVAVISPTAFQALQDDGQVIRMAPGSVATKGSATQVSVPIDFGSTPTSTDVVVISTPVTTAPTVGTGTQATEQARPRLDVGVASVGREPDTGEDDPVTVGDEDLLEVGAGLGEQVEGLVRETGLPEVIGVGR from the coding sequence GTGACCGCCCTCCTCCCGCCGCAGCGGGGCACCACCTTCGCCGACGCGCTCCTGGGCGACCAGGACGCCCTCGACGAGCTGCTCCGCCGGCATCGTCCCTCCGTCGAGGCCGTCTGCTTCCGTCGCCTGCGTTCGCGCACCGACGCGGAGGACGCGGTGCAGGAGACGATGGTGCGGGGCATGCGGTCACTCCAGCACGTCGACGATCCGACGAGGCTGCGGAGCTACCTTTGCCGGATCGCCGAACGGGTGTGCCTGGACATGCTCCGAGCCGGGGCCAAGGCGATGCCCTACGTCGTCGACGACGTGCTCGACAGCTCCGACGGCACCGACGAACCCGAGACGGTCGCGCTGGAACGCGAACGGGCGCGCTTGGTCCACGAGACCCTGCAGGCCCTCAGCGAACGACAGGCCACGGCGCTGTGGATGCGCGACGCGCTGGGTGAACCGGTCCCCGTCGTCGCCGAGCGGCTCGGCGTGACCGAGGGATCGGCCCGGGTCCTGCTGACCCGGGCGCGCGCCAAGATGCGCGACGGCTGGGCCAAGGTCGCGGCGCTCCTGCCCGGCGCGGGCTTCAAGCTGCCGGCGTTCGCCGCGAAGACCGCCCACCTCGGCCCGATCGCCGCGGTACCTGCGCTCGTGATCGTTGCGGCCGTGGCCGTGATCAGCCCGACCGCGTTCCAGGCCCTCCAGGACGACGGGCAGGTCATCCGGATGGCTCCGGGCAGCGTCGCCACCAAGGGCAGCGCCACCCAGGTGTCGGTCCCGATCGACTTCGGGTCCACCCCGACGTCCACGGATGTCGTCGTGATCAGCACGCCGGTGACGACCGCGCCGACCGTCGGCACCGGCACGCAGGCCACGGAGCAGGCCCGTCCGCGGCTGGACGTCGGCGTCGCCTCCGTCGGGCGGGAGCCCGACACCGGCGAGGACGATCCGGTCACCGTCGGCGACGAGGACCTGCTCGAGGTCGGCGCCGGACTGGGCGAACAGGTCGAGGGGCTGGTCCGCGAGACCGGGCTGCCCGAGGTCATCGGCGTCGGCCGCTGA
- a CDS encoding nitroreductase family protein gives MTPADPPAPMPPAVMRPLDFRRQDEATMLATSTHLREVMRTRRSVRSFATDPVPRELVEAALEVAASAPSGAHRQPWTFVVVADPEERRRIREAAEEEERAFYADRAPEEWLRALAPLGTDDVKTHLTDAPWLIVMLRHRWTVQPDGSRSKNYYSSESCGIAAGFLIAALHQMGLATLPHTPSPMGFLTEILQRPEHEQPYLVLPVGYPAPDAVVPDIDRKPLDEVVVWR, from the coding sequence ATGACGCCTGCCGATCCCCCCGCCCCCATGCCCCCGGCCGTGATGCGCCCGCTGGACTTCCGGCGCCAGGACGAGGCGACGATGCTCGCCACCTCCACCCACCTGCGGGAGGTGATGCGCACCCGACGCTCGGTCAGGTCCTTCGCCACCGACCCGGTCCCCCGCGAGCTGGTGGAGGCGGCGCTCGAGGTCGCTGCGTCGGCCCCGTCCGGTGCGCACCGGCAGCCCTGGACCTTCGTGGTGGTCGCCGACCCCGAGGAACGCCGGCGGATCCGCGAGGCGGCCGAGGAGGAGGAACGGGCCTTCTACGCTGACCGGGCCCCGGAGGAATGGCTGCGTGCCCTCGCCCCGCTCGGCACCGACGACGTCAAGACCCACCTGACCGACGCGCCGTGGCTGATCGTGATGCTGCGTCACCGGTGGACCGTCCAGCCCGACGGCAGCCGGTCGAAGAACTACTACTCCAGCGAGTCCTGCGGCATCGCCGCCGGGTTCCTGATCGCGGCGCTGCACCAGATGGGGCTGGCCACGCTGCCTCACACCCCGAGCCCCATGGGCTTCCTGACCGAGATCCTCCAGCGGCCCGAGCACGAGCAGCCCTACCTGGTGCTGCCCGTCGGTTATCCGGCCCCCGACGCCGTCGTTCCCGACATCGACCGCAAGCCGCTCGACGAGGTCGTCGTCTGGCGCTGA
- a CDS encoding sigma-70 family RNA polymerase sigma factor yields the protein MTTITHTSHDALAVAARAGDDGALRLLVERFRPMVRAMARERFIPGGDHDDLVQEGMVGLWHAIRDFDPTAGPFGPFARLCVDRQMWAAVTKANRYRHRVLHDASVYEDWMDIAVTEEDPAVISDSMESVEMLQRHIRATLSSLETQVLQMYAAGASYDDIADRLEMHRKRIDNALQRARRKISEYRDRELALV from the coding sequence GTGACCACGATCACCCACACGTCCCACGACGCCCTCGCCGTGGCGGCTCGCGCGGGCGACGACGGTGCCCTGCGCCTGCTGGTCGAGCGGTTCCGTCCGATGGTGCGGGCGATGGCACGGGAGCGCTTCATCCCCGGGGGTGACCACGACGACCTGGTGCAGGAGGGCATGGTCGGCCTGTGGCACGCCATCCGTGACTTCGACCCGACCGCGGGCCCCTTCGGACCGTTCGCCCGGCTCTGCGTCGATCGCCAGATGTGGGCCGCGGTGACCAAGGCCAACCGGTACCGCCACCGTGTCCTGCACGACGCGTCGGTGTACGAGGACTGGATGGACATCGCCGTCACCGAGGAGGACCCGGCGGTCATCAGCGACTCCATGGAGTCCGTGGAGATGCTGCAGCGTCACATCCGCGCCACCCTCAGCAGCCTGGAGACGCAGGTCCTGCAGATGTACGCCGCCGGCGCGTCCTACGACGACATCGCCGACCGCCTCGAGATGCACCGCAAGCGGATCGACAACGCCCTGCAGCGTGCCCGTCGGAAGATCTCGGAGTACCGCGACCGCGAGCTCGCCCTCGTCTGA
- a CDS encoding DUF4349 domain-containing protein: MEHTHSPMPRRSQAPSRRRRWTLRRSAAVAVLLLLLAGACSSDDAGDIASTDTAERSDIAADDAGTFDEEASDRLGEEEFGFGEAAVAEAEAPAPAEDAGDAGDGGDAEDAGDAGDGGDADAVGPTGSVPTSVPDTATTGERIIKEGTVTLEVDPGAFDTAFGQVIARAQALGGHVSGSSSSTDTEGLVQGQVTVRVPVRSFEDLLTAVGEAGDIVDRNVTSQDVSEEFTDLESRRRNLRAQEGFYLGLLADATNVSDAIAIQQQLEDIQRRIEEITGRLNLLADRSSFSTLTVRIHELGADAVEEVVEDGPQLGTYVETARNTLIDVIGGLLVIATVLLPFVLLGLGVWAIVRTLRRRRPPVAVQHHVHPASTPVTPEPERVTEPQG; encoded by the coding sequence ATGGAACACACCCACAGCCCGATGCCCCGCCGCAGCCAGGCCCCCAGCCGACGGCGGCGATGGACCCTCCGGCGGTCAGCTGCGGTTGCCGTCCTCCTGCTGTTGCTCGCCGGGGCCTGCTCCTCCGACGACGCCGGCGACATCGCCAGCACCGACACCGCCGAGCGCAGCGACATCGCCGCAGACGACGCCGGCACGTTCGACGAGGAGGCCTCGGATCGCCTCGGAGAAGAGGAGTTCGGGTTCGGCGAGGCCGCGGTCGCCGAGGCCGAGGCGCCGGCACCCGCCGAGGACGCCGGCGACGCCGGTGACGGCGGTGACGCCGAGGACGCCGGCGACGCCGGTGACGGCGGTGACGCCGACGCGGTCGGACCGACCGGCTCGGTCCCCACGAGCGTGCCCGACACCGCCACGACGGGGGAACGGATCATCAAGGAGGGCACGGTGACCCTCGAGGTCGACCCCGGCGCCTTCGACACCGCGTTCGGCCAGGTCATCGCCCGCGCCCAGGCCCTCGGTGGCCACGTCTCCGGGTCGTCGTCCTCCACCGACACCGAAGGGCTCGTGCAGGGACAGGTGACCGTCCGGGTCCCTGTCCGCAGCTTCGAGGACCTGCTGACCGCCGTCGGTGAGGCAGGCGACATCGTGGACCGCAACGTCACCAGCCAGGACGTCAGCGAGGAGTTCACCGACCTCGAGTCCCGCCGGCGCAACCTGCGGGCCCAGGAGGGCTTCTACCTCGGCCTGCTCGCCGACGCGACGAACGTGTCGGACGCCATCGCGATCCAGCAGCAGCTGGAGGACATCCAGCGACGCATCGAGGAGATCACCGGCCGGCTGAACCTGCTGGCGGACCGCTCGTCGTTCTCCACCCTCACCGTCCGCATCCACGAGCTCGGCGCCGACGCCGTCGAGGAGGTCGTCGAGGACGGCCCACAGCTGGGCACCTACGTCGAGACCGCCCGCAACACGCTGATCGACGTCATCGGTGGACTCCTGGTGATCGCCACGGTCCTGCTGCCCTTCGTGCTCCTCGGGCTCGGCGTCTGGGCGATCGTCCGGACCCTGCGCCGCCGTCGGCCGCCGGTCGCGGTGCAGCACCACGTGCACCCGGCCTCGACGCCGGTCACCCCCGAGCCGGAGCGGGTCACCGAACCCCAGGGCTGA
- a CDS encoding L-serine ammonia-lyase, whose product MNPINIRLANLYRIGVGPSSSHTVGPMRAAAFARAELIGHGGVPRSLRVELKGSLGATGRGHHSDLAVLAGLHGWEPHDCDIDAVLALRETLSADPHVAWSGGARVRLHPDDVVFLRARDTKGEVLPHPNTMVFHATFDDGSTTSSTWCSIGGGFIRRPEEVAGGDDGPGKPREVPHPFNDAESLMQRAREIGGTLGDVVLANERALSDDDGASAVAHLDAVWETFLSCIERGTTTTGELPGGLAVQRRARLLLDRIGEGQVSEAYADIARAQAYAFAVQEENAAGGRVVTAPTNGAAGIVPAVLVEAADRKGHSREEIHAALATAAAIAMLVKTHASISGAEVGCQGEVGTATSMAAAALCQLMGGTIDQVANAAEIAMEHNLGLTCDPIKGLVQAPCIERNAMGVAKAHSAAQLALHSVVAGVVSLDKVIKVMKRTGDDMRREYKETSEGGLAVSFPEC is encoded by the coding sequence ATGAACCCCATCAACATCCGTCTGGCCAACCTGTACCGGATCGGTGTGGGCCCCTCCTCGAGCCACACCGTCGGACCGATGCGGGCGGCTGCCTTCGCCAGGGCCGAGCTCATCGGGCACGGCGGTGTGCCCCGGTCCCTCAGGGTGGAGCTGAAGGGGTCGTTGGGGGCCACGGGGCGGGGCCACCACTCCGACCTGGCGGTCCTGGCCGGCCTGCACGGCTGGGAACCTCACGACTGCGACATCGACGCGGTGCTGGCCCTGCGCGAGACGCTGTCGGCCGACCCCCACGTCGCGTGGTCCGGCGGCGCGCGGGTGCGACTGCACCCCGACGACGTGGTGTTCCTGCGGGCCCGCGACACCAAGGGTGAGGTGTTGCCCCACCCCAACACGATGGTCTTCCACGCCACCTTCGACGACGGGTCGACGACATCCTCGACGTGGTGCTCGATCGGTGGGGGGTTCATCCGCCGTCCCGAGGAGGTGGCCGGGGGCGACGACGGGCCCGGCAAGCCCCGTGAGGTTCCACACCCCTTCAACGATGCCGAGTCCCTGATGCAGCGGGCGAGGGAGATCGGCGGGACCCTCGGCGACGTCGTGCTGGCCAACGAGCGGGCGCTGTCCGACGACGACGGCGCGTCGGCCGTCGCCCACCTCGACGCGGTGTGGGAGACCTTCCTCTCCTGCATCGAGCGGGGCACCACGACCACCGGCGAGCTGCCCGGCGGGCTCGCGGTCCAGCGTCGCGCCCGGCTGCTGCTGGATCGCATCGGCGAGGGGCAGGTCAGCGAGGCCTACGCCGACATCGCCCGGGCCCAGGCCTACGCCTTCGCGGTGCAGGAGGAGAACGCCGCGGGCGGCCGGGTCGTCACCGCGCCGACCAACGGGGCCGCCGGCATCGTCCCGGCGGTGCTGGTGGAGGCCGCCGACCGCAAGGGCCACTCCCGCGAGGAGATCCACGCCGCCCTGGCCACAGCGGCGGCGATCGCCATGCTGGTCAAGACCCACGCCTCGATCTCCGGCGCCGAGGTCGGCTGCCAGGGCGAGGTCGGTACGGCCACGTCGATGGCGGCCGCCGCGCTGTGCCAGCTGATGGGCGGCACGATCGACCAGGTCGCCAACGCCGCCGAGATCGCCATGGAGCACAACCTCGGCCTGACCTGCGATCCCATCAAGGGGCTGGTCCAGGCCCCCTGCATCGAGCGCAACGCCATGGGGGTGGCCAAGGCCCACTCGGCCGCCCAGCTGGCCCTCCACTCCGTCGTGGCGGGCGTCGTCAGCCTCGACAAGGTCATCAAGGTCATGAAGCGCACCGGCGACGACATGCGCCGCGAGTACAAGGAGACCTCCGAGGGCGGCCTGGCCGTCTCCTTCCCCGAGTGCTGA
- a CDS encoding aminotransferase class V-fold PLP-dependent enzyme — MADRAALVARIRDGVIGRDETVIGPYGDRPVVYADYTASGRALDLVEDAIREHVLPKYANTHTESSGTGLQTTRFREDAREIIRRCVGATEDHAVLFCGSGSTGAIDRLVTVLGLRIPEQWADRIEIAPEERPVVFIGPFEHHSNDLPWRESVADVVTIHEDLDGGIDLADLEKALIDHADRPLKIGSFSAASNVTGITSDTEAISRLLHQHGALSFWDYAAAAPYVPIDVAPDDGDPDHYFDAIVISPHKLVGGPGTPGLLVARKDLFTNRVPGVPGGGTVWYVNPDDHHYLDDIEHREEGGTPDIVGAIRAGLVFALKDAVGAEEIRRRETAFITRAIERWCAHPRIEILGNREHERLSIVSFVVRHGDAGRYLHHNYVVALLNDLFGIQSRGGCSCAGPYGHRLLGIDLDTSRAFEREIGTGCEGIKPGWVRVNFNYFIDEAEFDYVLSAVELVADRGAALLPDYRFDARTGLWRHRAADDRGVERLTDLVIGPDGFAPAHRRPAPTGEVDLSSHLRTAEEILDRGPTVTDPGWPEVTADFEQLRWFPLPAELTGT; from the coding sequence ATGGCTGACAGGGCAGCGCTGGTGGCGCGCATCAGGGACGGCGTCATCGGACGCGACGAGACGGTCATCGGCCCCTACGGGGATCGACCCGTCGTGTACGCCGACTACACCGCGTCGGGGCGGGCGCTGGACCTCGTGGAGGACGCGATCCGCGAGCACGTCCTGCCGAAGTACGCCAACACCCACACCGAGTCCTCCGGCACCGGGCTGCAGACGACCCGCTTCCGCGAGGACGCACGGGAGATCATCCGTCGCTGCGTCGGCGCGACCGAGGACCACGCGGTGCTGTTCTGCGGGTCGGGCTCCACCGGGGCGATCGACCGCCTGGTCACCGTCCTCGGCCTGCGCATCCCCGAGCAGTGGGCTGACCGGATCGAGATCGCCCCCGAGGAACGGCCGGTCGTGTTCATCGGGCCGTTCGAGCACCACTCCAACGACCTGCCGTGGCGTGAGTCGGTGGCCGACGTCGTCACGATCCACGAGGACCTCGACGGGGGCATCGACCTGGCCGACCTCGAGAAGGCCCTGATCGACCACGCCGACCGGCCGCTGAAGATCGGGTCGTTCTCTGCGGCCTCCAACGTGACCGGCATCACCTCCGACACCGAGGCGATCAGCCGGTTGCTGCACCAGCACGGTGCGCTGTCGTTCTGGGACTACGCGGCCGCCGCGCCGTACGTGCCGATCGACGTGGCACCCGACGACGGTGACCCCGACCACTACTTCGACGCCATCGTGATCTCGCCCCACAAGCTCGTCGGCGGCCCCGGGACCCCCGGCCTGCTCGTGGCCCGCAAGGACCTGTTCACCAACCGGGTCCCCGGGGTGCCCGGCGGCGGGACGGTCTGGTACGTCAACCCCGACGACCACCACTACCTCGACGACATCGAGCACCGCGAGGAGGGCGGCACCCCCGACATCGTCGGCGCCATCCGGGCCGGGCTGGTGTTCGCGCTCAAGGACGCCGTCGGGGCCGAGGAGATCCGCCGTCGCGAGACCGCGTTCATCACCCGCGCGATCGAGCGCTGGTGCGCCCATCCGCGGATCGAGATCCTCGGCAACCGCGAGCACGAACGGCTGTCGATCGTGTCCTTCGTGGTCCGCCACGGCGATGCCGGTCGCTACCTGCACCACAACTACGTCGTGGCGTTGCTCAACGACCTGTTCGGCATCCAGTCACGGGGCGGCTGCTCGTGTGCCGGCCCCTACGGCCACCGGCTGCTCGGCATCGACCTGGACACCTCCCGAGCTTTCGAACGCGAGATCGGCACGGGATGCGAGGGCATCAAGCCCGGCTGGGTCAGGGTCAACTTCAACTACTTCATCGACGAGGCCGAGTTCGACTACGTGCTGTCGGCAGTCGAGCTCGTCGCCGACCGGGGCGCGGCGCTGCTGCCCGACTACCGCTTCGACGCCCGCACCGGGTTGTGGCGCCATCGGGCGGCGGACGACCGCGGTGTCGAGCGGCTGACCGACCTCGTCATCGGGCCAGACGGCTTCGCCCCCGCGCACCGTCGCCCCGCGCCGACGGGTGAGGTCGACCTGTCCTCGCACCTGCGCACCGCCGAGGAGATCCTGGACCGGGGGCCGACCGTGACCGATCCGGGCTGGCCGGAGGTCACCGCCGACTTCGAGCAGCTGCGCTGGTTCCCGCTGCCCGCCGAGCTGACCGGCACCTGA